From a single Nakamurella alba genomic region:
- a CDS encoding sugar phosphate isomerase/epimerase family protein, protein MTLSLPTINWVRFPEGDTGIPEATRGLEDLLTTASDAGFGAVGIDLFTLEASGLKPAGVADALDSRGLRCTDVGVLSVGSDDGLAAAERLGGLAAAVGAPVCVTVIDVPPSADVAARLRASADVLAEYGVRMALEFLPYGPLSALEDTVDLCGQVGWSNCGVLLDSWHFFNSGSPWQVLSEMDGEQIAFVQINDAPPPITDDQRFESRFRRVVPGAGRFDLRRFLESLAAIGYRGVISPEVLSTDLQRRDPRDAAVMMRDALIALGVGGGDA, encoded by the coding sequence ATGACACTGTCCCTCCCCACCATCAACTGGGTACGGTTCCCCGAAGGTGACACCGGGATCCCGGAGGCCACCAGAGGTCTCGAGGACCTGCTCACCACAGCGTCCGACGCAGGCTTCGGAGCGGTCGGGATCGACCTCTTCACCCTCGAGGCATCCGGGCTGAAGCCTGCCGGCGTCGCTGACGCCCTGGACTCCCGCGGGTTGCGCTGCACCGACGTCGGAGTCCTGTCCGTCGGCTCGGACGACGGGCTCGCCGCGGCGGAACGCCTGGGCGGACTCGCCGCCGCGGTCGGTGCCCCGGTGTGCGTGACGGTGATCGATGTGCCGCCGTCGGCCGACGTGGCAGCGCGGCTCCGGGCGAGCGCCGACGTGCTGGCGGAGTACGGCGTCCGGATGGCGCTGGAGTTCCTGCCCTACGGCCCGCTGTCCGCGCTCGAGGACACCGTCGACCTGTGCGGGCAGGTCGGCTGGTCGAACTGCGGGGTCCTGCTGGACAGCTGGCACTTCTTCAACAGCGGGTCCCCCTGGCAGGTGCTGAGCGAGATGGACGGCGAACAGATCGCTTTCGTCCAGATCAACGACGCCCCGCCGCCGATCACGGACGATCAACGATTCGAGAGCCGGTTCCGCCGCGTGGTGCCCGGGGCAGGTAGGTTCGACCTCCGGCGGTTCCTGGAATCCCTGGCCGCCATCGGGTATCGCGGTGTGATCAGCCCCGAGGTGCTGTCCACGGACCTGCAGCGACGAGATCCCCGTGACGCCGCAGTGATGATGCGGGATGCCCTCATCGCGCTGGGGGTCGGCGGCGGCGACGCGTGA
- a CDS encoding SDR family NAD(P)-dependent oxidoreductase: MSDRAAAGWFDGQVALVTGGGSGMGAATVRRLVREGCRAVVAVDLSAEGLRHTAEFSEVIDTAVVDISDPAAVDGVFAEALGKHGQIDVVVHAAGIDDPFAKAEILSAAEEKRPVLVTDKVTDEMWRKILAVNLDGTFYVLRAAARAMIPRRSGAIVTIGSSAAFDTFAGYAAYAASKAGVQAMSQSVAKELAHFGIRVNTVAPGPVDTAMAARTPASVREVLAASGARGYASPDELADTIVYLASPGAVNVIGAVVLSNGGRFTA, encoded by the coding sequence GTGAGTGACCGGGCCGCTGCCGGGTGGTTCGACGGACAGGTGGCGCTCGTCACCGGCGGTGGATCCGGGATGGGTGCCGCGACCGTGCGCCGGCTGGTCCGCGAGGGGTGCCGGGCCGTCGTCGCGGTCGACCTGTCGGCCGAGGGGCTGCGCCACACGGCGGAGTTCTCGGAGGTGATCGACACCGCGGTCGTGGACATCTCGGACCCGGCCGCGGTGGACGGAGTGTTCGCGGAGGCGCTCGGGAAGCACGGGCAGATCGATGTCGTCGTGCATGCGGCCGGGATCGACGATCCGTTCGCCAAGGCGGAGATCCTGTCAGCCGCGGAGGAGAAGCGCCCGGTGCTGGTGACCGACAAGGTGACCGACGAGATGTGGCGGAAGATCCTGGCGGTCAACCTGGACGGGACCTTCTACGTGCTCCGGGCCGCGGCCCGCGCGATGATCCCGCGTCGTTCCGGTGCGATCGTGACCATCGGCTCCTCGGCGGCGTTCGACACCTTCGCCGGGTACGCCGCGTACGCCGCGTCCAAGGCCGGGGTCCAGGCGATGAGTCAGTCGGTGGCGAAGGAACTCGCGCATTTCGGCATCCGGGTCAACACCGTGGCCCCGGGACCGGTGGACACCGCGATGGCGGCGCGCACACCGGCGTCGGTGCGGGAGGTGCTGGCCGCATCGGGAGCGCGGGGATACGCCTCGCCGGACGAACTGGCCGACACCATCGTGTATCTCGCCTCGCCCGGCGCGGTGAACGTCATCGGCGCCGTGGTGCTGAGCAACGGCGGCAGGTTCACAGCGTGA
- a CDS encoding VOC family protein — translation MIDGLVPFQIGTLVDDLDATMDLHRSLGVRTWVSSGRTVGHYFDADRAEVVDTGVSIALGRLGSDTCLELIATDRSGSVPWAWDPARITATSHIGYWVDDVASAGNRLIRRGARLITARVPPDAGEDFVADLVRGRLPVGLPMVYLEVGGGLLVELVSTALWSSALPAAFGEGFTAAVPAPPGAQPSVPGIAGPSRSSASTIR, via the coding sequence GTGATCGACGGCCTCGTTCCGTTCCAGATCGGCACTCTGGTCGACGATCTGGACGCCACGATGGACCTGCATCGCTCGCTCGGCGTCCGGACATGGGTCAGCAGCGGCCGGACTGTCGGCCACTACTTCGACGCGGACCGCGCAGAGGTCGTCGACACCGGGGTGAGCATCGCCCTGGGACGGCTCGGGAGCGACACCTGCCTGGAGCTCATCGCTACCGATCGAAGCGGCTCAGTTCCGTGGGCGTGGGATCCGGCGCGCATCACCGCGACGTCCCACATCGGCTACTGGGTGGACGATGTCGCCTCCGCCGGGAACCGGCTGATCCGGCGTGGTGCGCGGCTGATCACGGCGAGGGTGCCGCCGGATGCCGGCGAGGACTTCGTCGCAGACCTCGTCCGGGGCCGGCTGCCGGTCGGCCTGCCGATGGTCTATCTCGAGGTGGGCGGCGGCCTGTTGGTGGAGCTGGTGTCGACGGCGCTGTGGAGCAGCGCTCTGCCCGCCGCGTTCGGCGAAGGGTTCACCGCAGCGGTGCCCGCACCGCCCGGCGCTCAGCCCTCCGTGCCGGGGATCGCCGGGCCGAGCAGGTCGTCGGCGTCCACGATCCGGTAG